A single region of the Macrobrachium rosenbergii isolate ZJJX-2024 chromosome 5, ASM4041242v1, whole genome shotgun sequence genome encodes:
- the LOC136838947 gene encoding uncharacterized protein, producing the protein MDGINKDISTPGPCDDNQSAQTETSATSSRNTCTENPNKQSSVITLKPYAPVRSKGKFNGNGDCEIGPGIYEQSYDKYLTFSLEEPNCDIFNVYRCILKCCGREPKISPEGKGKLTVETTSAKESENLKSLSPLGGVKVECAVHAYWNHSKGMIFASQLMTYSEEKLVEELKDQGVIKIERMKKKVNGALVPLPNLIITFNSTRLPNIVKAAWLRFKVKQYIPRPRRCSHCQEFGHMLGSCRQKLQGKPAICVKCSEPEHGICNKHARCVHCGENHPSSSINCDVYIMEKEIQSLRVTE; encoded by the coding sequence atggacggtataaataaggatataagtacccctggaccctgtGATGATAACCAATCGGCACAGACAGAGACCTCTGCAACCTCGTCTCGGAATACGTGTACGGAAAACCCAAATAAACAATCCAGTGTAATAACACtgaaaccctatgctccagtacggagcaaagggaaatttaatggaaatggtGATTGTGAAATTGGACCAGGAATATATGAACAGTCGTAtgacaaatatttgacctttagCCTGGAAGAACCAAATTGTGACATTTTCAATGTATACAGGTGTATTTTAAAGTGTTGTGGCCGAGAGCCTAAGATTAGTCCCGAAGGTAAAGGAAAGCTGACGGTTGAAACTACCTCAGccaaagaaagtgaaaatctaaaatcattgTCTCCCCTTGGAGGAGTCAAAGTGGAATGTGCCGTACATGCCTATTGGAACCACTCCAAGGGTATGATATTTGCCTCACAGCTCATGACATATTCTGAGGAAAAGTTAGTGGAAGAATTGAAAGAtcaaggagtaataaaaatagaaagaatgaaaaaaaaagtaaatggagccCTAGTCCCACTTCCCAACTTgataatcacttttaattccactCGATTGCCTAATATAGTGAAGGCAGCCTGGTTACGCTTCAAGGTCAAACAATACATCCCAAGGCCGAGGAGATGCTCTCATTGCCAGGAATTTGGACACATGTTAGGGTCATGCAGGCAGAAACTGCAAGGCAAACCTGCCATTTGTGTCAAGTGCAGCGAACCAGAGCATGGCATATGTAACAAGCATGCCAGGTGTGTACATTGTGGAGAGAATCACCCTTCATCTTCAATAAATTGTGATGTatacatcatggaaaaggagattcaatcattaagggtaactgaatga
- the LOC136838946 gene encoding uncharacterized protein, whose product MSQGQSTDKRNSGTDGITARTIRRLVSKFKAGGSKGLPEHKKPTGPHHKLSDRSATLLKRAAEANPALTARKLRESNTEAFGKVTVRTVRNTLNKRLGFQNVPAAKKPKILKSHEGQREQFYKDHIEWGLKEWKQVLFTDESTFFESAGHPK is encoded by the coding sequence ATGTCACAAGGTCAGTCTACAGACAAAAGAAATAGCGGAACGGACGGTATAACAGCAAGAACGATCAGGCGCCTTGTCTCTAAGTTTAAGGCGGGAGGCAGCAAGGGCCTGCCAGAACACAAGAAGCCAACAGGACCTCACCACAAATTGAGTGATCGTTCTGCTACACTTCTGAAGCGTGCAGCAGAAGCTAACCCTGCACTCACAGCAAGGAAATTACGAGAAAGTAATACTGAAGCATTTGGGAAGGTTACTGTTCGAACTGTTCGTAATACCCTTAACAAGCGCTTAGGATTTCAGAACGTCCCTGCCGCAAAGAAGCCAAAGATTTTGAAAAGTCACGAAGGCCAGAGGGAACAGTTTTACAAGGATCATATTGAGTGGGGTCTGAAAGAATGGAAACAGGTATTGTTCACCGATGAGTCAACGTTCTTTGAGAGTGCTGGACACCCAAAGTGA